Below is a genomic region from Alphaproteobacteria bacterium.
GTCCGGCCGCACCAAAATCGTCTCGAAGTGAAACCGGAGAACCCATGGCAAACCTCCATCCGTTTGCCATCTTGAATCAGAAAAACACCGTTCCGGAAAGCCCCTATATGAGTCCCACTCACAGAGACTTGGTATTAGTGACGAGACCGCCGAAAGCAGCAATCGCCGGGCAATATCTGCTGTCAGGGGCAAAACAGACCTACCGCTAACGCGACTGGGAGTCCGGCAATAGTCGCCAGCCGCTTTTCAAATGGTCGACTTTGAATTTGTCGGCGCAACCCACTGCGGCGGATACTGAACGGTCAATCCTATGCTATAAGAAGAACACTTTGAATTTCGCTTCAAGAGAGTACGCGCATGAGTATGAAAGCAGCAGAACGATCAGCTGGCTCAGATCTGGTACTTGCCACGCAGGGACAGAAGTTTGGAACAATCCTCGCCGACCCGCCATGGCAGTTCCAAAATCGAACTGGCAAGATTGCTCCTGAGCATCGTCGACTATCGCGCTATCCGACGCTTACACTGGAAGACATTTGCGCACTGCCCGTATCAGGTTTGGCAGCCGAAATGGCGCATCTCTACCTCTGGGTGCCAAACGCATTGTTACCTGAAGGCCTTCGTGTGATGACGGCCTGGGGCTTTCAGTATAAATCGAACATCGTGTGGCACAAGATTCGGAAAGACGGTGGATCTGACGGTCGGGGCGTCGGTTTTTATTTCCGTAACGTCACTGAGCTTCTCCTCTTTGGAACGCGTGGCAAGAACGTCCGGACCTTCGATCCAGGAAGACGTCAAGTGAATATGATCGAGGCTCGAAAGCGGGAACACAGCCGCAAGCCGGACGAGCAATATGACATTGTCGAGAAGTGCAGCCCTGAGCCTCGCATCGAACTCTTCGCCCGCGGTGGCCGAGAAGATTGGACAGTTTGGGGCAATCAATCGGTAGAATACGTACCGACCTGGTCGACGATTAGATACCGGGAAGTCGCCGTCTAGTATGATTACCCCGGACAAAGGGCCCAGAGCCCGACCCGCTCATGGCTGCAAAGGACGCTGAACCGGTCGCCGAGATTGGTAGCGATACCAGTGGCAGTCTGCATAGACCTTGGATCTGCGTCACCAAGTCGCGCAATATCGTCGATCGCATCTCTCACGTCGGCCCAAAGGTCGCTCAACGTTTCGGGTGGCACCTCGATGGCCCAAAGTCCCCGCGTTTCGCCAATCGGCCTCCACCAAAATTCCAATTCGTTCTCGCGGAAACCTGCCTTCTGGAGCAAATCGTTCGCGGAACCTGTCGCAATCCGAAGAAGCAAGACCGCTCGGGATGTCACCGAAAACACGTCTATCGCTTGGCCAATGGGGGCGTTAGTAGAGTAGTGGAAGATAGTCGGATCTTTTGGGACCTGGCGCCGCAGTAGGAAATCACGCCAACGTTTTGCAGCCGACTGAGATAGTCCTCGGGCGGCAAGTATCTGGTCTACCAATCGAACGAACTCTCGATTGCCGCGGTCGGCGATTGTGCCTGTTGAACCGGCGAAGTGCCGTTCCAAGGCGTACCGCAGGATGTGTCGGTCAATCTCCTCAAAACTTGATGGGATGCTCGGCTCAAGTGCCGCCCAGAGGTCTTGCACAAAACCAAGCCTGGCGGTTGGAGTAATCGTCCACGTGGACGGAATACCATCAGGCCGATAACTAGACTCGTTTCTTGCGTCCCGATCTCTTGTCGCAAGATTTAGATCCATACCCCACTGTTGGAACCAGTCTTGAGCTTGGGGCGCCAGAGTTTGGCTACCACCAACTGGTAGAAACCAATCGTCGAGGGTATGGCCTTCCGGCCGAACAAGCCTCGCAAACAACGCACCAGACGAAGGTTGTTGACTCCAATATTTCAAGGCCGCCCAAGCTATTTGGTGAGTGCCCAAATTCGTGGTGAGGCGGGCCGTCGCATTGACGTCGCTGACAATAAAGTGCCTGTGATTGAAGACCCCAATACCAGCTCCCGCGAGCAGCGACATACCAGCTCGCAGTTCTGCGTAGTAGGCCAAGTGCAGAGCCCGGTGAGCGTCGCCGGTCATTAGACACGCGACCGTGCGCCCCACGTATCCCCATGCATCATTGGCGTGGAGCACCGCGCTGGCCGCGATATATTGGGCCAAATTTCTCTTCTGCCGTTGAGTGAGTGGGTGGTCTCTTTTCAGCCTCTCGACGACGCTTTTTGCATATCGATTGGTTTTTCCGATCCACCGGGAATCTCTCACGAACCGTTTCAGACCGGCGAATGTATCCTGTATGTCCGACCGCGAAAGTGCCGCGATTGGCGTTTGATCTGCAACGGGGAGCGTCATGTCCGCTCCTCGTCTACAAAATGTTTAGCTGCGTCAGCCACCTCACCTTTGCCTTTAGCTAAGTGTTCCAGGAGCTGTGTACGAAGCTCTTTGTATCCACTGCTTCCCCTGAAAACGAGCTTCGCCCGGCGATCTTGTTCCTCTAACTCTGGCGCCGAGCTCGTCCGCCAGTCGAAACCGGCGAGCGACTGGCCGACTGATTTGAGGAAAGGAGCGAAATCCTGCTTTTCAAGAGTCTTCAGATGGCCCTCAACGGACTTGACCGGGTCAGAGGGCGCGCGTTCATTCGGAATCCAATTGTTTAGTTTCAGCACAGTCGCCCGGATGTAGCAAAGGTCGTTCACAACCTGGAGGTAGCCGCGCACGCCCTGATCGGTCGCAATCAGCGAGAACGGACCGTAAAAGGCTAAATCGTCCTTGAATGTTCTCTTCTCTGGGCGTTGCCGCAACTTTTCGGCCCAATCCGCCGTTGATGCTTGGACGGCGGTCTTAAAAATGTTCCAAATGAAGATCAGGAACGCGGACTGTTGGGCTCTACTCCAGCCCAACACCTCGCCGACACGCTTTGAGCGTCCACCAAAGAGACCGCCAGCTTTGCCTGCTCGGCCCTCCCAGGGTCGAACGAATGTGGCGATAAGTGACTTGACCCAGGCGCTCTGCGAAACCCAAGGAATTTGGCGCTCGCCGAGCATATTGATACGATCATACCAAGGGCTCGAAGGATGTGACCAGAGGATCTCTGTCAGTTCCTGTGCCCGGGTCTCTCGGTAGATAGCGTGTCCCTCAGCTCGGTCGAGCCAGTCTTCGCTGCGAAGCAACGGATAGAGGTCGAACGCCAAGCTGGCGTTAATCCGCTTAGGTTTGATGTTGATGGTCCAGAAAAGATAGGCCTGCCAACTAATATCCAGGCCAACAAAGGCCACAACGGGGAGTTCAAAGCCGGCGATCTGCGAGCTGTTGTCGAAGGCCCAAAGTCGGTGCTGGCCATCGATCACTTCGAAAGGCGGCAACTTGGTCGGCGACCAGTCCGCAGTCCACTTCGCGTAGGGAAGCTGTAGCGTGCAGATACCATCAGCGTCTAACATTACAGCCAGGTCGCGATTTTCGATCATCGCTCCGCCGCGTTCACTGCCCTTGACCAGAATATTTAAAACCACCGCTGTCGGCAGCCATCCGGGTTTTCTTAGGTCGTTAAACTCTACACTTAGACGCTTTGTCTTGCTTAGTGTCGACCAAGGGTAGCCGTATTCCACAAACCGGCTGATTTCTTCTGACCGTCCAGGGTCATGTTGACGCTGGATGCCAAGGTCAGCGGTACGAGGCTGGGCGTTCTTAGCCTGGCGACGGACGATCCCGGACAAGCTTCGTAGCTCTCGGGCTGGCAACGAAAATATGTAAAAGTGCGGAGGCGGTTTGGTACGGTATTCAGTGGGATCAAAGTCAATCTTATTCCAACCAGGCAACCACTGGCGGACCTTCAATGCTTGGATTTGGCGAAGTTTGGCTTCAGGCATCAACCAGAACCCTGCGTGTATAGTCCATCAACCTCTTTCGACCTACGATCGGCTATTATCGGCTTGCCATTGCAAACATCCAGTATTCTAACAGAGAAGTCGGTCGTTTTGACCATCGACTATTCACTGTTGAATCTAGATTGAACCGCCACGTATTGGATTCAGTCCAATGTCCACCTAAGGTCGGGAACGGACTTTGAACGATCCCATCAGGAATATCTGGTCCGGGCCAAAGCAGACAAATTAGAGTCAAAGCGAACCACCTTGTTCGACGGCGTCTCCCGTCACACGCGGGAGGGTATGGCGTTCAAGCGCTTGGCCGAACGCGAGGGCTTCCACGAGGCGGCGGCGCTGCGCGACAGTGGCCAAGCGATCCCGGACGGGACCGAGTGATGTGGCAACGAATGCGGCCGTTCGGCGCCGACCTTTTCGGCGTCGAATAGCTGTCGTTCCGAACGTGCTTATCCGTTTTGCCGCTATATGCCGACGCTATCCGGCCCCTTGTCGTATTGCGCGAGATGACCAACAGCGGACATTCTCCAAATGTTACCTTCCAAAAGCATGTACGATGGGGGCAGGCTATCTTGCCGGCCAAATACGACTGCAATAACGAAAGAGGAATCAGGATGAACCGACGTGCCGTTCTAACGATCGCAGCTTCGTGCGTAATGGGATTGACGCTGTTTGCCGGAAGCGCAAGTACACAACAACCTTCCGATATCGAGGCGATCAAGGCCGCGCACCAAGCTTTCTATACGGCGCTTTCCGCGAAGGACGCCAAAGCGATGGAGGCGGTATGGGCAAACAAGCCGTATGTCACCAATATCGGTCCAACGGCTGAGACGATAGCCGTCGGATACGCGAATGCTGTGACCGAGTATTGGCCGGCCACATTCGATTTGTTCTCGCAAATTGATGTTTCTCCGTTGTCGATCGCTCACATTCAGGTCGGCGAGAAGCTGGCTTCGGTCGTGGGCACCGAAAGCGTTGTCCTGCTGCGTAAGGGCGGCGGCGAGCCTCTAGAATTCGAAGCCCTTGTCACGAATGTCTTTGAGGAGGACGGCGATCGTTGGCTGATGATTTCTCATCAAGCGCAAACCGTCAAAAAATAGAATTTGAACCCCAAACACGGGCCAATCCGAGTACCTCGCGAGATCGCTTTGCTATATGGGGAATTTGGCTATTGGGGCTCTGCCGCCAGCCGACCACTTCGGCATCCGCGTCCTAGTGACCGACTTCCATTGTGGGTCGAAGGCCGAAGACAGTCGATCATCCAAGCGCCTCGAAATGGTCCTCCCGGAGGCGCACGGTTCTGTCGGACTGCAGCACCCACAACTCTCGCGTGATTTCGCCATGCGCCTTGTTCATGTTCCATTTGGAGGAGAGGACGGCGGACTCGTCGTCGATCACGTCGATATTGGGGTCGATATAGGCGACATCGGAAAACCCGTCTTCGACCAACTTCGTCCAGAAAGCCTCGATTTCCGCCCGCCCGGTGAACGTGCCGAACGGCGTCGCGACCATGACGGCGTCCTCCTCATAGCAAGAGGCACAGCCGGCCGCATCGCCGCTATTGAAGAAATTTCGCCACCTCTCGCTGGCGGCGATCGTGGCTTCTTCCATCGGGTGGGTCATGACCGTCTCCTGCGTTTACTGTTTCCGCCACCCTTGCTGCTCGGCGATTCGCCAACGACCGGCAGGGTGACCCAATGACTCACGATACCAAAGATGGGCCGGGTTTGCGTGTACCGCGGCGCGCGGTCCGCAGCCGCCCGCACCGTCGAAGCCGGTTCTTCAGGGCACCGGTTGATCTACGGTCTTATAGGCCTCAACCAGACTGGGAGAATCTTCGCAGCGTGTGCGCGGCAGGCCGTCATGCACCTCGAGCCACGGCATCGCACTTTCGACACCCAAATGGTAGGTCGGCGCATAGCCCTTCGGGTCGTCCAGGCTGGCGGTGAAGATCATGGTCCACTTCGTCCACTGCCCGACCAATCCCCGGTACACCAAACCGGTCCCGCAATCAGCGCAAAAACCCCGCTC
It encodes:
- a CDS encoding S-adenosylmethionine-binding protein, whose translation is MSMKAAERSAGSDLVLATQGQKFGTILADPPWQFQNRTGKIAPEHRRLSRYPTLTLEDICALPVSGLAAEMAHLYLWVPNALLPEGLRVMTAWGFQYKSNIVWHKIRKDGGSDGRGVGFYFRNVTELLLFGTRGKNVRTFDPGRRQVNMIEARKREHSRKPDEQYDIVEKCSPEPRIELFARGGREDWTVWGNQSVEYVPTWSTIRYREVAV
- a CDS encoding DGQHR domain-containing protein: MPEAKLRQIQALKVRQWLPGWNKIDFDPTEYRTKPPPHFYIFSLPARELRSLSGIVRRQAKNAQPRTADLGIQRQHDPGRSEEISRFVEYGYPWSTLSKTKRLSVEFNDLRKPGWLPTAVVLNILVKGSERGGAMIENRDLAVMLDADGICTLQLPYAKWTADWSPTKLPPFEVIDGQHRLWAFDNSSQIAGFELPVVAFVGLDISWQAYLFWTINIKPKRINASLAFDLYPLLRSEDWLDRAEGHAIYRETRAQELTEILWSHPSSPWYDRINMLGERQIPWVSQSAWVKSLIATFVRPWEGRAGKAGGLFGGRSKRVGEVLGWSRAQQSAFLIFIWNIFKTAVQASTADWAEKLRQRPEKRTFKDDLAFYGPFSLIATDQGVRGYLQVVNDLCYIRATVLKLNNWIPNERAPSDPVKSVEGHLKTLEKQDFAPFLKSVGQSLAGFDWRTSSAPELEEQDRRAKLVFRGSSGYKELRTQLLEHLAKGKGEVADAAKHFVDEERT
- a CDS encoding nuclear transport factor 2 family protein, with product MNRRAVLTIAASCVMGLTLFAGSASTQQPSDIEAIKAAHQAFYTALSAKDAKAMEAVWANKPYVTNIGPTAETIAVGYANAVTEYWPATFDLFSQIDVSPLSIAHIQVGEKLASVVGTESVVLLRKGGGEPLEFEALVTNVFEEDGDRWLMISHQAQTVKK
- a CDS encoding DUF4440 domain-containing protein, whose amino-acid sequence is MTHPMEEATIAASERWRNFFNSGDAAGCASCYEEDAVMVATPFGTFTGRAEIEAFWTKLVEDGFSDVAYIDPNIDVIDDESAVLSSKWNMNKAHGEITRELWVLQSDRTVRLREDHFEALG